The sequence below is a genomic window from Acomys russatus chromosome 6, mAcoRus1.1, whole genome shotgun sequence.
AGAGGCAGATCCGATCCCTAGTAAGGGATAACGCTTGACTGTGGCTCCTTCTCACTCTGCCTTGTCTGTCTGCACTTGCTCTGTGTTTAAGACGACAGAGCCATCTCTGAGGCTGAGGATGACAGAGACATGGTCAGGCCATTTGACCTGCTTGAAAGGTCGTGCGCCTATCTTTAACTCCCAGAGGAAGTGAAGCGTATGGGGGCAGCATAGAACAATCGCCACCCTCCCACCTTCTGCGTTAATGACATCGATGGCAGATGCACAACAAAGGATTGAGGGGccaatgatggctcagtggtaaagcttGCActaggagatccacctgcctctgtttcccgagtgctggggttaaaggcagtgtgccatcaccaccaccacttgggTTTGTATTTTCCTCATTATTCCCAGCTAACTATGCCTACCAGAATAATGTGTCTTCACATTAACTCTTAGCTGACTCCCTATCCCCTAAAGAAGACATCAGAGTGTGACGTGAGCTTAGGCGACGTGAGCCCAGTCATGGAAGATGAATGTGTGTGGCCTGAACGTAGCCAGGACTCCTGTCACCTGAAGCTCACATACACCTAACAGAGGCGGGGGAGTAGTCCAATCAGATCACCAAGGAGTAGGCGAATTAGCTAAGTCCCCAAcgtgagacaaaaaaaaaaaaagtatttcggTAATAGTGAAACAAAAATTTTGACTGGACTCTTACTATGTCGATAACAGTTAGGAGATTCAGTTGATTTTTGTCAATTTAGAAATTAGCAAGGCAACCAACTTGATCTGTTTAGCTGAAATGGCTGTAATGAAAATTGCCAGAGAACAATGTGACAAAGTGAAGACACAGCCCGTCGCCGCTGTGGCTGAGCAGGTCTGGGGGCAGAGTAACAGCTTCTAAAAACACCTTCGGACCTCCTCAAATTCATCAGTACAGCCAGCTTTGTGTTTGAGAAACGACCTACTTTCCCCAAACCTGAGTCACTGCGGGAGGCAGAGCAGCCAATGCGAATGACTGTGCTGTGCGTCAGGCTTGTGGCTGCCAAGTTCAGACAGAAATGGATCTATTCACCTTTTCACAGCTTACTATACTTTTCATAATGCATGGGCCGCCTATAACCTTCCGCTCAGGACGGTTTCGGTGAGCTCACAGCCCTATTCATCATCACACAGGAAAAGTGTGTGACAGCCTTGGCCACAGCATCCTTTCTTAAAGCTCACTGTGTGCTGCCTGGTGACGACTGCCCCTgtaaacaaacattaaaatccACTGTGTCACTCAGGGTAGTGACCCTCGCAACTGTCTGCTCGGGAGAGCAGGTCCTCCACACTGATAACAACGGGCAAAATGACCTCAGCGTGTGCTCTGTGTAGATAACACGGGAGACTGAATTCCTCCAGCGAGTCAGAGAATCCAGCTGGAGTTACAAGGAGCTGCCTTCTGTACAGCAGGAGTAAAGTTTGCACCTAGCACCCACAGTACAAAGACTTCCTCCTTTTAAGTGGCTGTGGCCTGTCTGAGCGTTCTGTCTCTGGGACTTGgggctgggaaaaggaaaaagtgaactGGGACATTCCAGTACTGGCAGACAGCAACACTGTGCtctgagtggttctcaaccttcttaacgctgtgacccttcaggacggttcctcatgttgtagtgacccctggccataaaataattttcactgcTTCTTcgtaactgtaatgttgctactgctaagaattgtaatataaacatctgatatgcaggatatctgttaTGTGACCCCTGCGAAAGCCATTTCACCCACAAAGGGGTCTCGACCCCCAAATTGAGAACCAATGCTCTGAGGCCTAATGTTCACAGACATCAGATGCGTATGTTCCCAAAGGCACAAAAATAGAGAGTgtggaaaaactaaaacaaaaaaaacagtagcAGTAAATTACTTAGCTCCTGTCCCTGTTACGCCTTTCCAGTGAGATGCGTGGCACTACCAGCTCCTGCCACTTAACTTTAaatcaaagagagaaaggaaggtcGCTGAAGGGAAGACAGACTTTTGAATCGTCGTCATCTTCCTATAACGAGCGTTCACTGAGAGTCCAGGCAAATATAAGAAGTTCAAAGTGAACACGTGGAACATTAAGGTGTGAGTGGCATTTTATCTGCTGTGAGCGTACCTGATGGCAACCGCCTTCATAAAGCCCAGAGTCCGTGACCTTGGAGCAAGTAGTCTGGACTTGTAAGTTTTCACGCGTGCTCTACCTTTGATGCTCTGGGCCATTTGTGACATAAAGCTAGCTTCTTTTGAGATGGCAGAGGAAGGGTGCATGGGCTGGCTTTAAAGTCAGTATAGGTTAGCTTGTTATTGGTGTAACAAACACCTTATATAGGGGGGAGCCTGATTATGGCCCTCCCTCCGTTCAGAGGGTTCAGTCTGTTGACTGACCAGCCTTGTTGACCTAAGTCTATGACATCACATCATAATGCAGTGTATCGTCGTAGGGCAGGGCCATTCCCTTGCTGGACTGGAGttcaaagaggaagagaatgagacCAGGGCCCCCAGTCCACTTAAGAGCACATTCACAGTGAGTGTGAACCTAACTCTGAAAGACTGCAGCCCTTCCCCACAGTGCCGGGGAGCAGCCTTTAACACACTGGCCAAAGCACAGCAGTAACTACAGGGCTATCTGGTAAAGTGTAAACAAACCACAGAGTAGCCAGGATATAAATCAGAGGCAAaataattaaagacaaaaaccGTAAGACACTAAACGCTATACCCAGAGAACTAAAAACTGAGCAGCAGTGACAGCTGCCCAGGTGACAGCCACCCCATACTCCTCAGAGGAATGAGCCCACAGAATGGCTTGCTGGGGTAAGAATTCTAGCTTTGTCTTACATCCATGCCTACCACACCCCAAACTACCCTCCAGAACAGATGCTGAGGGAGAGAAGAAGTGAGAAatagcatggttttttttttgttttttgttttttttttttttttaagaacatcttctatctaggggctggagagatggcttagcggttaagagaattgaatgctcttccagaggacccggggtccaattcccagcacccacatggcagctcacgactgtctgtgcCTCCAAGAGCTTACACCCTCACCCAGACATACCaaggcacataaaacaaaacaaaaaaacacacacacacacacacacatgggcgggcctggcatggtggcacacacctttaattccaatactctggatgcagaggcaggtgaatcactgtgagttccaaggccagtctggtctacaaagttgagtccagggcagcaaagctacacagagaaaccctgtcttgaaaaagcaaacaaacaaaccaaaaaaaaccaacacacacacacacacacacacacacacacacaatcttctaTCTTGAAATAGATTTTAACCGAGAGAGAAATACATGGGTTGACGAGAATGACAAAGATGCATTGACCTATAAAAAGTCATTTAATGTACACTCCAGATGGCCAATACAAGCCGGTTAGACAATTAGCCCTTGAAGAGTTCTTTTATAGTCTTATAAAAATGCTCTGCCTTGTTAAAAAAAGTTTAGTCTAACAAAAACATATCCATCGGTGAATgggcttcatttttttcccatttgcatGTTTTTAAGGTAATCaaaaatacatgcatatgcatcTCTGAGCAGTCCATTAGCTAATTAGCTTTGGCAGCACACTGCACAGAGGTATACTACCACTGGTTTCTGATATTAGGTTAGCTTTAAGCTTACTGGCTATCCCTACGACTGGTGGCAGCTTGGAGCCCAGTTCCTGGAAAGGGTTTGTAGGATTAACTACCCGTTTCCCTGACACCTTGTCCATGGTGAGAGGTCGGGGCGCAGACTTGCTAATCCAAGGGTGTCTCAATGCTTGAGCTGGGGTGAGGCGGGCAGCAGGGTCCCACTGAAGGCATCTTTTCAGAAACTCTATGAATAAGTAGTCATCGCAGCCCTTTAGTGCTGTTGCCCAGTCTTTGCTGCCTGGGGGGCCACGCTTCTTACCCCTGCGTGAGCGACCCCCAAGAAGCACAACCCTCCCATCTGCCTGAGTAGTCACAGAGCAGTATCGGGGAAAGCCCTTGGAGTTAATAAAGTACTTGGCACGTTTGGATTGCTCCAGGAGTTTTGGTGGTGGCATCCCTAGCAACTCCATCATACAGGCCAGCTGGTCTCCTTCGTCCTCTCcagggaacaggggctgtccTGTGAGAAGTTCTGCAAGGATGCAACCGAAACTCCATATGTCGATCGGCGTGCTGTAGCGGCAGCCCAGGATGATCTCTGGGGCTCTGTAGAAGCGTGACTGGATGTACGTGTAAAGCTTCTGATACTCGAAACAGCTGGACCCAAAGTCAATGACCTTGGTTGCGCTGCGCCCGTGATGTTTCAGGAGAATGTTTTCCGGCTTCAGGTCACAGTGAATGATCTTGTTTTTGTGGAGGGCATCCAGGGACTGCAGGATGGATTGGGCAAACTTTCGAACCAACTGGACGCTGAAACCCTgaaacttgttttttttaatgagctcaTACAGGTCGATGCTCAGCAGCTCAAAGGCCATGCACACATGGTTCCGGAAGGTGAAGCTCTCCAGCATGTGGATGACGTTCATGCTGCCAGTTTTGTCCTGCTTTTTAAGATGCTCCAAGATCCGGATCTCCTCGGCTGCCTGGCGGTGAAAGCGCTTCTCGTTGCGGACCATTTTCAGGGCCACGTACTGGCGAAGCTTGTGATCGTAGACTCGGGCCACCTGTCCAAAACTCCCCTTACCGATAATTTTCAGCACCTCGTAGCGGTAAGCTAGGTGGTCTCGGGGTACATGAATATAGGCTCCGTCTGCGTCGTCGTACCCTCCGTTATTGGGACCACCAATAACTCCTTGTCGCTTTTTGGCATTTGGACCCACGAAGTAGATTTCTGGGTAGCTGACGATCTCCAGCTTCTCATAGGCAGTGAGGTGGTGCTTGTATTGCTTCAGGGCTTGCTCAGGAGTCAGCGGCAGAACTTTCGATGGTTTGGATGAACTGCTGGGTTTCACAGTATTGAGGCTTTCTGAGCTTTTCCCCTGAGACACAGGAGGAGAGGACTTCTCGGAGTTGTTGGTGCCATCGGACTGAAGATTACTGGACCTTCTGTTGTTGCCAAATTCTTGAAACAGCTGTTCTACCTTCATCTCAGGGCCACTCACCAAgtgctgagtggagtctctggTTAACGGCTCAGCAGTAATCTACAAAAGAGAAACACGCACACGTTAAGCCTGGTTAACGGCACTAGAAACACTAGGAGGGCAGACGGGCCTTCTTTCTGACTTAATGATACCAACACACTTCAGTTGCATTTGTCTtacttaaagtttaaaaaaaaaaacaaaaacccaaacaagggactagagagacggctcagtgcgCTTGCTATGTAAGAAGGGGGACTTAAGTTCAGATCTTAGCACCTAGGTAACACATTGCCCTTgtgcctgtaagcccagtgctGCGGGGATAGAGACAGAAAGCCAGActagctctgggttcagtgaggaAATGTGTCTCAAAGGAATATGGAGGAGAATACAAGAGCAGGACAGGTGacttcctcctctggcctctgagagtgTATGCACACAGGCTCATATGCTCACAGgtatacacacgtacatatgcacatacgtacacaccatacacacacacaccctactccatacacatacatgcagagagaggggagggaggaaagtaaAGCcccaaacaggaaataaaaaagtcACAGTCCCTGGAGATGCACTTCATTGATCCTTGGAGTCACTGGATGCACTCGCCCCAGCTCCTACATGTGGCCAGCTTTGTTCAAGGTAGCGTGACTTTCTATTGCCCTTCAATATGCTACACTCCTTCTCGTAAGTCTTTGAACTGAGACCCCTTTAGACTTTGCCGCATCGGTTCACATCCGATGTGCCTTCAAGAACCAATTTCAGTCTTCTCTCTGCAGTGCCCTCCTGATTAGTCTCACACTTTtattatcttttctatttctcgGGGAAAGGAGGGCATGTGCCccgacacacatgtggaggtcagagaacaacctcccggttctctccttctaccacacgGCTCCCAGGGGCTGAGAAGGGTTGGTGGTGAGcgcctttacccacagagccagttcacttttagaaatgaaaaacccTAAGTGTAGCCAGGTAGTGgtgtgggcctttaatcccaacactcaagaggcagaggcaggtggatttttgtaagttcgaggccagcctggtctatagacagattccaggacagccagcactacacaaagaaaccctgtttcaaaaaactaaaaacaaacaaacaaacaaaagaccaaaaccGAATTCTATCCATCGATCCAATATTCACCAGAATACCTACTGCTCACTACTTGGCCCCTGCACTAAAATACAAGTACTCTTAAGAAGTTTAGTTCACCTAAAAGGCTGAGCCAGGCAAAGAATAATGGCTTGGCGATGGTTAAATGAACATCTGTATGCAACctggtcaatttttttttctttttcttttttttttctgagacagggtttctctgtgtagccttggctgtcctagattcactttgtaaaccaggctggcctcaaacgcacagcaatccgcctgcctctgcctcctgagtgctgggattaaaggcgtgcgccaccacacccggctcaaattTTCTTAAATCATTTACAATCTAATTTTAATACACCTAAATAGTTACTGCTAAACTCTTTGACTTGGGACTGTCACTTGAAACCCGTTTTCTTGGTCTATAAAATGTGGACGATACCTACTTGCAGCATGTTGTGGGAACCAAACCGTAATCAAAACATGAAAGGCTCTCACAAGCCATAAGTGTATTTGAAACATCGGCTCTTACTAAGTAAAATTCTCAAAATGTGACTGCTTAAGCGGCCCTCctacacatattctctctctctctctctctctctctcccccccctccgcCTCCCTCTCCCCCGTtgactttctctccttcctgtgtggcTTCCTCCACATTACAGGCTCCCTCTATGGACCATCTAGCTGAGCATCTGCCCGAAGAAGAGCCCAGCAGTAAGTTTTTGCGTGGAAACACTTCTTCTTCCCACAGAGCCTACCTTCTGCTTGTCCTTCTGTAGACCCCGTCCTCACTTCCTCCCGTCGCCTCACCTGGGTCTGTCAGGCTCTCTCATCTCCCTGCTCATGCTCTTCAGGGTACAAAGGATGTCCTTCTTGAAGTGTGGCTTCCAGGGCAGTGAATAGCTCAAATGTCACCACTACAGATGACCAAAGTTCAGACCCCAGCAAACCAGAGGAATCCCATCAAGGATTTTTTTCCATATGGGGAGGGGAACCTTTCCTTACTATGCTTCCCTTTCTTATACATTTAAATCTTGACAATGAATCAATTACATAGCAAGTCTTCTGTGCTATAATAAAACATTCATTccttccattttttccccctcaaactatagttgtggtagtttgaatgaaaatggcccccataggcccatagggagtgacactattaggaagtgtggccttgtgggaggaagtgtgccattagaggtgggctttgaagtttcagacgctcaagccaggcccagtgtcactctctctttctgctgcctcctgatccagatgtagaactctcagctacttcttcagcttcatgtctgcctgcctgtcaccatATCTTCTGCCATGATGGCAATGGACTAAAGCCCTGaaatgtaagccagccctaactgaatgctttcctttataagagttgccatggtcatggtgtctcttcatagcctTCAGACAACTGGGCacagtgactcacacctgtaatcacagcactgcaAAAGTAGGCTGatatctgtaagttcaaggccagcctagtctacaaagtgagtccagtatagccaaggctacagagaaatcctttcttaataaaccatggggggggggggcagaaaagaAACCCAAGGACAACAGTATTCCTATATAAGATGTTAAcagttataaaatattatatatttctagCCTAGGGTTATAATCATGATAATCAGAAAAGTATACAAGCCAGGTGATGCTGGTATACAACCCTAACCCcagtactcggaaggcagaggcaggcagatcactgtaagaggccagcctggtctatgtagcaagttctaagacagccagggctacacagagaaacactgtctcaaagacaaacaaaccgacaacaaaaccaaaagaaatgtaTACAATGGACTCAACCAAATATTTTGTTAACTAGAGTTACTGTGTTTTACTTAAGAATGCTTCGTGCAACATCATTATTGTGAAAAAGCATATTGTGCTTTAAATAAAATGTGCTGTATTAGTTGAGTCCTAAAAATCCTGCTAGGAAATTCAGAATGAATAATCTACTAATCCAGATATAAAAACCTACccctggggggctggagagatggttcagaggttaaaaggATTGACTGCTccctgctcctgcagaggtcctgggttcaaatcccagaaaccacatggtggctcacaaccatctataatgtaatctgatgccctcttctggcctgcaggtgtacatgtagcccactgcataaataataaataaataaatctttaaaaaagggggggctgggtgtggtggcgcacactttttaatcccagcactcgagaggcaaaggcaggcagatctctgtgagatcacagccagcctggtctacaaagtgagtccaggacagtcaaggctacacagagaaaccctgtctcagataaaaacaaaaaaaacaaaacaaacaacaacaacaaacaaacctaccCCTGGAAGCAGAGGATGtgcctcagttggtagagtgtctgcctagcatgcatgaggtcgtgagttcaatccccacccACCACTGCCAAAACAAGAAACTCCTATCCTCTACCAGCTCCAGACCCTAAATCTCCGCAATGAGGAATTCAGTCTAATAAAGGCCTTTAGGCAGACGATGTGCAGTTTAGATGTGCGTGTGAAAGTGCCCTGCAAAGCTCTGAGGCTGACTGTGTGGAGCCTAATGGGCACTCTGGGTGGAATCACAGCATTACAGACTTTATGTGTTCCCAGGGGGGTCAAAAAGCACATGTCCAGCCAAGTTTGCAAATAACAGGGGCTGCTGGTTCCAGTGTTTGCATGAGGACCAAAGCTTAGAGCCCATGCCAGCACTGGGTGGGCATAGAGCCCGCCTCTCATTCCAGCTTCGGAAGGCAGAAGccgagcaagctggctagcaaggcTAGCCATTTCTGAGCGCTCTTCATCAAGAGACCTCGCCCAAAGAATACGACAGAAGAACATACATGTGtgtcacacaaacaagaaaagtggataaaggggttaaaaaaaaaatccttgcaaaTGACATGTTGGATTAGAATCTAAGATCTtagggctccccccccccccattattacTCTGAACAACATGCAGTGAGATATTAACGATCCTGGAATACAGTGTGAGTGACGTACAGTACAGAGACCGGCATGGACCAATTCTGACAAAGTTAAAGGAGGTTTGTGTCAGATGCAAGAAGTTTCCAATGCTGTGGTATGCTGGTTGGCAGCAGTGAGCCAGGACATATGATGGTCACCAGAGATGATTCTGGATTTCTCAGACGTGTTCAGACAccacagaaataaactcacaggGATGGAAAGAGGTCCCccccgccaacacacacacacacacacacacacacacacacacacacacacacacacacacgttgtgcGCTCcagaagagattaaaaatagTGTGACCAGACTTGCAAATATTTTTAGATCACGCTTTGTGATATTATTAGCCTTGAAAGtggttaaacaaaacaaaacaaaacaaaaaccaactaggGAAGAACTAAGAACAATTACAAggctaacaagatggctcagctggtaaaggggcttgccaccaagtctggcaacacacacatagacaccacACCACAGaacatgtacaaataaataaatgtaattttttgtttttccggacagggtttctctgtgtagttttggctgtcctggactcactttgtagaccaggctggcctccaactcacagatctgcctgcctctgcctcccagagtgctgggatcacaggcgtgggCCACAGCACCTAGCTactaaatgtaatatttttaaagtaaagttacagagattaaaaaaaaaagaaacaaacgcAGGTTGTAAGCTGAAGCAGGAACCACTAGGAGGACCAGCACAAAGCATCAGCTCAGCTAGTGGGATGATCCTTAGATGATACATCGTAGTGTGTTATCAAGTCACACATGGTGGCTCTTTGCCCTGGAGCTTGTCCAGACTCTGCTCTGCTACTCTACACACACCCTGTGAACTCGTTTCACTATTACCTTAAACAAAAACAGTGTCGCAAGCTAAGGGTCTGAAGTTCGTAAAGGAATTTGAATGCATCAAAACCCAAACTTAAttgatgagtttaaaaaaaaaaaaaaaaaaagctgggtggtggagaatgcctttaatcccagcactctggaggcagaggcaggtggattgctgtgagtttgaggccagcctggtctacaaagtaagtccaggacagccaaggctacacagagaaaccctgtctcaacccccccccccccgcaaaaaaaagaGCTGTCTTTTCATGCACTAACCTACCAGGACTGCAGGGGAAACTGAGCTGATTGTGAATTCTGACATTTCCCCCCTGTTGCTTCTGTTAAAAGGAGCCTTTGTAATATTCTATGTATATCATctgctataaaaagaaacatcCTCTAAACAaaagtacccacacacacatcaggtaCCATATCTACCCCAGCAAAAAGTataaggaaagggggaaagagggttCAAATCAAAATTCTCCCAAAAATCTGAACTCAAACCACAGGAACTGTTTTTCCCAAATCAGgcgaaagcaaaagcaaagcaggCAGGCCGTGCTGGCATACCATTTAACATCagcagtgtggagacagaggcaggtgcatctctgagtttcaATGCAGCCTGGTTCtatatagagttccaggccagccaggactacatactgagactgtccaaaaacaaaacaaaaaacagtaacttaaaaatcaaacaaaagaaatcacTCAAAaacaagacacccccccccccaaaaaaaccccaaaaacgaATAACCCAGACCAACAAAAGGAAGCACGTGCTGCCAGCGATTCAGAACGGGCGCCTGCGCACGAAGCAGGCACTTCCTCTTTCTCAAGACAATCTTAAGCAAGGACTCCTCCCTTGACTTACGTTCAGCCTTCTGGAGACAGGAGCTTCAGAGGGATTGCAGAGTGTGTTTGAACAGGGTGGGCACTTGGTTTCATCTATCATCATGAAGGTATCATAGACACCATCCCCCAACCTAGGAGAAAGGGTTACAGATAAAACCAGTCAGTGACTGAATAAGATGAACTTGCGGGTTCAAACCACCCTAGGCCTTAACTGTTTCTTACCCAGTCTGACACTGCACGCAGACAAGTGGGGCATTCATTGGGCAGCGAAAGAGGTTTCCagcctttcttttccatctttaaaaattaactaattcatttttagagacagggtctcttacgtagccctggctgtcctggaactatgtagaccagacgggccttcaactcacacagatccgcctACCTCCACTtctgcatcaccacacctgtctcctttttctttttcgagaaaggaaaatatttctagACTCAAAATCTAAAATAGTGACAACAGGCTGGTGTGgaggcacactcctttaatcccagcatccgagaggcagaggcaggtgcatttctatgagtccaagaccagcctggtctacaaagcgagttccaggacagccaagagcaaGGTAATAAAGAGAACCTGtctctcacaaacaaacaaattaaaagcaaaaacaattccAACAAATCTTACTTTCTGAAGGTTGTTCCAAAAAAGGAGGGGCCATCAATTAACATATTACTTGAAAATGAAGGCTTATTTGAATAGGAAACCTGATGTCAGAAGGGAATAAACAAAACAGAGGTGTTTGTTTTCCTCACGTCTGGGACCTGGATTCTATTTTCAGCTCCACCTGGCTGTGCTGTCTT
It includes:
- the Dyrk3 gene encoding dual specificity tyrosine-phosphorylation-regulated kinase 3, with translation MGGAARERGRKDAALPGAGLPPQQRRLGDGVYDTFMMIDETKCPPCSNTLCNPSEAPVSRRLNITAEPLTRDSTQHLVSGPEMKVEQLFQEFGNNRRSSNLQSDGTNNSEKSSPPVSQGKSSESLNTVKPSSSSKPSKVLPLTPEQALKQYKHHLTAYEKLEIVSYPEIYFVGPNAKKRQGVIGGPNNGGYDDADGAYIHVPRDHLAYRYEVLKIIGKGSFGQVARVYDHKLRQYVALKMVRNEKRFHRQAAEEIRILEHLKKQDKTGSMNVIHMLESFTFRNHVCMAFELLSIDLYELIKKNKFQGFSVQLVRKFAQSILQSLDALHKNKIIHCDLKPENILLKHHGRSATKVIDFGSSCFEYQKLYTYIQSRFYRAPEIILGCRYSTPIDIWSFGCILAELLTGQPLFPGEDEGDQLACMMELLGMPPPKLLEQSKRAKYFINSKGFPRYCSVTTQADGRVVLLGGRSRRGKKRGPPGSKDWATALKGCDDYLFIEFLKRCLQWDPAARLTPAQALRHPWISKSAPRPLTMDKVSGKRVVNPTNPFQELGSKLPPVVGIASKLKANLISETSGSIPLCSVLPKLIS